The Methylacidimicrobium sp. B4 genome contains a region encoding:
- the uvrA gene encoding excinuclease ABC subunit UvrA yields MGEQWIQIRGAREHNLQNIDVDLPRNRLIVITGVSGSGKSSLAFDTLYAEGQRRYVESLSTYARQVLGAWEKPDVDRIEGLSPAIAIEQRTSGSSPRSTVATATDISEFLRLLFAHFGIPHHPQTGKPLRRYTVPEMIEEILALPPMTSIQLLAPVIREGSRKELSEAVERIRRRGFIRARINGDLVELEEAESLRGKAPYTLEVLIDRLRCESEARSRLHDSLELTLKTGEGVVILPYRTPEGESGERLLSDRHFDPETGFRFPEYSPRHFSFNNPLGACPACHGLGTELAFDPNAVVPDPSLPLVEMPIAPWRKLGKALQAMYRKELAMLAEAFGEEMGRPWAECAEAFRQAVLQGTEREGLPARKRRKPGISFEGVLPGLERLYRDARSSTLRAKLRPFLSPSVCRSCRGARLRPEVLAVTIHASGWTPRNIWEVTAFSVEEAERWLEAIPIPAEKQPVAADIFRELGQRLEFLRRAGLGYLTLDRETRTLSGGEAQRIRLATQMGARLSGVLYVLDEPSVGLHPRDHRRLLGLLAELRDLGNTVVVVEHDEETILGADYLVELGPGAGPLGGRLLGAGPPQEVLSRPHSITGSFLREPTLRGEESGRSSGEGWLRVIGARANNLRNITVGFPLGGLTAVSGVSGSGKSTLVNDVLCRALQRRLHGARAEPGAHDRIEGAEELERLVVIDQEPIGRSPRSNPLTFSGAFQELRMLFSRLPAARVRGYGPERFSFNVPGGRCERCQGQGVIEVEMSFLPPVYVPCQSCEGKRFNQETLEVTYRGKNIAEVLAMAVDEGREFFRPVPAIWEKLDMLARVGLGYLRLGQSATSLSGGEAQRLKLAAELGRPASARTLYILDEPTTGLHLADIERLMEVLILLRNAGNTIILIEHNLRVLQRVDYLIDLGPEGGEGGGRVVAQGSPAQVAKNPASWTGRFLREQQEASPSTKKSLRALRT; encoded by the coding sequence ATGGGAGAGCAGTGGATCCAGATTCGCGGGGCGCGAGAGCACAACCTGCAGAACATCGACGTCGATCTCCCGCGCAATCGGCTCATCGTCATCACGGGGGTGAGCGGCTCCGGGAAATCGTCCCTCGCCTTTGACACGCTCTATGCCGAGGGACAGCGTCGCTACGTCGAGAGCTTATCGACCTATGCGCGGCAAGTCCTTGGTGCGTGGGAAAAGCCCGACGTCGACCGGATCGAGGGGCTCTCCCCGGCCATTGCGATCGAGCAGCGGACCTCGGGAAGCAGCCCGCGGTCGACGGTGGCCACAGCGACCGACATCTCCGAGTTCCTGCGTCTTCTCTTCGCGCACTTCGGCATCCCCCATCATCCGCAGACGGGGAAACCGCTGCGGCGGTACACCGTGCCGGAGATGATCGAGGAGATCCTCGCCCTGCCGCCCATGACGTCGATTCAGCTCTTGGCTCCGGTGATTCGGGAGGGAAGCCGGAAGGAGCTATCCGAGGCGGTCGAGCGGATTCGACGCCGCGGATTCATCCGGGCTCGGATCAACGGAGATCTCGTCGAGCTGGAGGAGGCGGAGAGCTTGCGCGGGAAGGCACCGTACACGCTGGAGGTCCTCATCGATCGTCTCCGCTGCGAATCCGAAGCGAGAAGCCGGCTGCACGATTCGCTCGAGCTGACCCTCAAGACCGGAGAAGGAGTGGTCATCCTTCCTTACCGGACGCCGGAGGGGGAGAGCGGGGAGCGCCTCTTGAGCGATCGTCATTTCGACCCGGAGACCGGCTTCCGATTCCCCGAGTATTCCCCTCGCCATTTTTCGTTCAACAATCCGCTGGGAGCTTGCCCCGCCTGCCACGGCCTCGGGACGGAGCTCGCTTTCGACCCGAACGCGGTCGTGCCGGATCCCTCGCTGCCCCTGGTGGAGATGCCGATTGCTCCATGGCGCAAGCTGGGCAAGGCCTTGCAGGCGATGTATCGAAAGGAGCTCGCCATGCTGGCCGAAGCCTTCGGCGAAGAGATGGGCCGGCCGTGGGCGGAGTGTGCGGAAGCCTTCCGGCAGGCCGTTCTGCAGGGAACGGAGCGCGAAGGGTTGCCGGCGCGGAAGCGGCGAAAGCCGGGGATCTCCTTCGAAGGGGTTCTCCCTGGTCTGGAGCGGCTCTACCGGGATGCCCGCTCTTCGACTCTGCGCGCGAAGCTTCGTCCCTTTTTGTCGCCGAGCGTTTGCCGTTCCTGCCGGGGTGCCCGCCTCCGCCCGGAGGTCCTGGCGGTGACGATTCACGCCAGCGGCTGGACGCCGCGGAACATTTGGGAGGTTACCGCGTTTTCGGTCGAGGAGGCGGAGCGCTGGCTCGAAGCGATCCCTATTCCTGCGGAAAAGCAGCCAGTGGCGGCCGACATCTTTCGCGAGCTTGGCCAGCGGCTCGAATTTTTGCGGAGAGCGGGCTTGGGTTACCTCACCCTCGATCGGGAAACGCGCACTCTCTCGGGGGGAGAAGCCCAGCGGATTCGCTTGGCGACACAGATGGGTGCGCGCCTCAGCGGGGTTCTTTACGTGCTCGACGAGCCGAGTGTCGGCCTCCATCCGCGTGACCATCGGCGGCTGCTCGGTCTTTTGGCGGAGTTGCGCGACTTGGGGAACACGGTGGTGGTGGTGGAGCACGACGAGGAGACGATCCTGGGAGCCGATTATCTCGTCGAGCTGGGCCCGGGAGCGGGGCCGCTGGGGGGAAGGCTCCTTGGAGCGGGCCCTCCCCAGGAGGTCTTGAGCCGTCCCCATTCGATCACGGGAAGCTTTCTCCGTGAACCCACGCTTCGTGGAGAGGAGAGCGGTCGATCGTCCGGGGAGGGGTGGCTGCGCGTGATTGGAGCTCGGGCGAATAATCTCCGGAACATCACGGTGGGATTTCCGCTGGGCGGCCTGACCGCCGTCTCGGGAGTGAGCGGCTCGGGAAAGAGCACGCTCGTCAACGACGTTCTCTGTCGGGCGTTGCAGCGGCGGCTGCACGGTGCGCGAGCGGAGCCGGGGGCTCACGATCGCATCGAAGGCGCTGAAGAGCTGGAGAGGCTGGTCGTCATCGATCAAGAGCCGATTGGACGGTCACCCCGCTCGAATCCCTTAACCTTCTCCGGGGCCTTTCAGGAGCTTCGGATGCTCTTCTCCCGACTCCCCGCCGCGCGGGTGCGTGGCTATGGGCCCGAGCGGTTCAGCTTCAACGTTCCCGGCGGGCGATGCGAACGATGTCAAGGGCAAGGGGTGATCGAGGTCGAAATGAGCTTCTTGCCCCCGGTCTATGTCCCCTGCCAATCGTGCGAGGGGAAGCGGTTCAACCAGGAAACCCTGGAAGTGACCTATCGGGGGAAGAACATTGCGGAGGTACTCGCGATGGCGGTGGACGAAGGCCGCGAGTTTTTCCGCCCGGTTCCCGCCATTTGGGAGAAGCTCGACATGCTGGCTCGGGTCGGGCTCGGGTACCTCCGTCTCGGCCAATCGGCAACGAGTCTTTCGGGCGGTGAGGCCCAGCGGCTGAAGCTAGCGGCCGAGCTCGGTCGGCCGGCATCCGCAAGAACGCTCTACATTCTCGACGAGCCGACGACGGGGCTCCATCTCGCCGACATCGAGAGGCTCATGGAGGTCCTAATCCTGTTGAGGAACGCGGGCAACACGATCATTCTGATCGAGCATAACCTGCGGGTGCTGCAGCGGGTCGACTACTTGATCGATCTGGGGCCCGAAGGGGGTGAGGGCGGAGGACGGGTGGTCGCCCAAGGGAGTCCAGCGCAGGTGGCGAAGAATCCGGCGAGCTGGACGGGCCGATTCCTGCGAGAGCAGCAAGAGGCGTCGCCGTCCACCAAGAAGAGCCTGCGGGCCCTGAGAACATGA
- a CDS encoding MBL fold metallo-hydrolase, with protein MIRHRPERVPGFPWIVRQKSGRFCNIDSPWVPHWRDVLRWKLASRPPSGEEEAAGAASFPEEVRVDWAALRKPPAARILATWLGHSTFLLQLDGLTILTDPLLGDYCAPWPVPGLRRRRPSPFRVEECPPPDLILLSHSHFDHCDRASFRQLPRTTLVCCPLGLGPLIEGWGFRQVAELGWGDFITGDSWRLLCLPAQHASARTPFDRDRSLWCSWLISAGNHRIFFAGDTGYARFHTDLGRRLGPVDLALLPIGAYRPSWLQQPLHLNPREAVQLHLDLGAAMSLAMHWGTFRLSDEPWNEPVRLLAEARKLLGVPEHSFRVLKLGETVAF; from the coding sequence ATGATACGGCATAGACCGGAGCGCGTGCCCGGCTTCCCATGGATCGTTCGCCAGAAAAGCGGACGCTTCTGCAATATCGACAGCCCCTGGGTCCCTCACTGGAGAGACGTCCTCCGGTGGAAGCTTGCTTCCCGGCCTCCGAGCGGCGAAGAGGAGGCCGCCGGGGCAGCCTCTTTCCCGGAGGAGGTCCGGGTCGACTGGGCCGCGCTACGCAAGCCGCCGGCTGCGCGCATCTTGGCAACGTGGCTTGGCCATTCGACCTTTCTTCTTCAGCTCGATGGGCTGACCATCTTGACCGATCCGCTTCTCGGCGACTATTGCGCTCCCTGGCCCGTTCCGGGATTGCGCCGCCGCCGTCCCTCCCCTTTCCGCGTCGAGGAATGCCCGCCTCCCGACCTCATCCTGCTCAGCCACTCCCACTTTGATCACTGTGACCGAGCCAGCTTCCGCCAGCTTCCTCGGACGACGCTCGTCTGCTGTCCCCTCGGCCTCGGCCCCCTCATCGAGGGATGGGGGTTCCGCCAGGTAGCCGAGCTCGGCTGGGGAGATTTTATCACGGGCGACTCCTGGCGGCTTCTCTGCCTCCCCGCACAGCACGCCTCGGCACGAACGCCCTTCGACCGCGATCGATCCCTCTGGTGCAGCTGGCTCATTTCTGCCGGAAACCATCGCATCTTCTTCGCCGGCGACACGGGGTATGCCCGCTTTCATACAGACTTGGGCCGGCGTCTGGGACCCGTCGATCTGGCTCTCCTGCCCATCGGAGCCTATCGACCATCCTGGTTGCAGCAGCCACTCCACCTCAATCCCAGGGAAGCGGTTCAACTCCACCTGGATCTCGGGGCTGCGATGTCGCTGGCGATGCATTGGGGGACATTTCGTCTCTCCGATGAGCCATGGAACGAACCGGTGCGCCTCCTGGCGGAGGCCCGGAAGCTTCTCGGCGTTCCGGAGCACTCCTTCCGGGTGCTCAAGCTCGGCGAAACTGTCGCGTTCTAG
- a CDS encoding YceI family protein has translation MSAFHNRSILRFLRILLLPGALAWAGWATAAPVSIPVDSSKSYVKFVGDSFLHDFHGAETRITGSADWDGAGIPSIQKASLVFPVAGVTTFHKKRDEEMFHWLHAKLHPQASFQCEGIRVLSGDCATATAQAPARVAISGTFELNGVRQPLNSNALWWREGSRILVSGKTTVDTLQYGLPQIKKAFMTVGTTIPIDYRFAFVLPQ, from the coding sequence ATGTCCGCATTCCATAACCGATCGATCCTTCGCTTCCTTAGAATCCTTCTTCTGCCCGGCGCTCTTGCGTGGGCTGGATGGGCCACCGCCGCCCCGGTCTCGATACCGGTCGATAGCAGCAAGAGCTATGTCAAATTCGTCGGAGATTCCTTCCTTCACGATTTTCACGGGGCGGAAACCCGGATCACGGGGAGTGCCGATTGGGACGGCGCCGGGATACCGTCGATCCAGAAGGCTTCGCTCGTCTTCCCGGTTGCGGGCGTTACCACCTTCCACAAGAAGCGGGATGAGGAGATGTTCCATTGGCTCCACGCCAAGCTCCATCCGCAAGCCTCGTTTCAATGCGAAGGGATCCGCGTCCTCTCGGGCGACTGCGCGACCGCTACTGCCCAGGCCCCCGCTCGCGTTGCCATTTCCGGGACCTTTGAGCTCAACGGAGTCCGGCAGCCGCTCAACAGCAACGCCCTCTGGTGGCGAGAAGGAAGCCGGATCCTGGTTTCCGGCAAGACGACCGTTGATACGCTCCAATACGGGCTGCCGCAGATCAAGAAGGCGTTCATGACGGTCGGGACCACGATTCCGATCGACTATCGATTCGCCTTCGTCCTTCCCCAATAG